The following proteins are encoded in a genomic region of Amia ocellicauda isolate fAmiCal2 chromosome 6, fAmiCal2.hap1, whole genome shotgun sequence:
- the nyx gene encoding nyctalopin, which produces MELTILFLLHSHVPFNPFPAAVSLFLIPPVLASWACARSCPARCTCTQERSCAVLCDRAGLPDLPKEFPCEAASINLEKNSIKFLSERAFGTLPSLRSLSLDHNNISFITPGAFKGLPNLVELKMAHNEYIRYLHTRTFTSLKRMVRLDLSDCNLFNMPDRIFLEQAALRELLCFQNNFRRIPGAIRGMENLTHVYLERNKIEAVAYNSLQGLAKLKYLNLQENRINVIHDQAFQDCQHLENFYLNDNLLSDLPRDSFKGLRRLKMLNLGGNVLTNVSRTWFGDLMELEILYLDRNQISFIEEGAFENLTSLMSLHLNSNNLTTLPFSVFQPVYFLGRLYLFRNPWNCDCGLEWLKEWMESYNLVRDIPCVSPSSVAGLDLCEVVFPRSPDGLCVDPAELNLTSFAPTAAEALHSTTENKFSSLISRLMQQELHDGPFNSTVIFRNNSLMDELDNRVSAAAIPFSASKLLCVGVVHFLFKGCL; this is translated from the coding sequence ATGGAACTAACCATATTGTTTCTCCTTCATTCCCATGTCCCATTTAATCCTTTTCCTGCTGCAGTGTCTTTGTTCCTAATCCCCCCTGTCCTCGCCTCCTGGGCCTGTGCCCGCTCCTGCCCTGCCCGCTGCACCTGCACACAGGAGAGgagctgtgcagtgctgtgtgaccGCGCCGGCCTCCCCGACCTGCCCAAGGAGTTCCCCTGTGAGGCGGCCTCCATCAACCTGGAGAAGAACAGCATCAAGTTCCTGTCGGAGAGGGCTTTCGGGACCCTGCCGTCCCTGCGCTCCTTGTCGCTGGACCATAACAACATCTCCTTCATCACACCGGGAGCCTTCAAGGGGCTGCCCAACCTGGTGGAGCTGAAGATGGCCCACAACGAGTACATCCGCTACCTGCACACGCGCACCTTCACCTCCCTCAAGCGCATGGTGCGGCTGGACCTGTCTGACTGCAACCTCTTCAACATGCCCGACCGCATCTTCCTGGAGCAGGCAGCGCTCCGGGAACTCCTGTGCTTCCAGAATAATTTCCGCCGTATTCCTGGAGCCATCCGCGGCATGGAGAACCTCACCCATGTCTACCTGGAACGCAACAAGATCGAGGCTGTGGCCTACAACTCCCTGCAGGGCCTTGCCAAACTCAAATACCTGAACCTGCAGGAGAACCGCATCAATGTCATCCATGACCAGGCCTTCCAGGACTGTCAGCATCTGGAGAACTTCTACCTGAATGACAACCTCCTGTCAGACCTGCCCCGGGATTCCTTTAAAGGGCTGCGGCGgctcaagatgctcaacctcgGGGGAAACGTCCTCACCAATGTCTCCAGGACCTGGTTCGGTGACCTGATGGAGCTGGAGATTCTCTACCTGGACCGGAACCAGATTTCCTTCATTGAGGAGGGGGCCTTTGAGAACCTCACCAGCCTCATGTCCCTCCACCTCAACAGCAACAACCTGACCACCTTGCCTTTCTCAGTCTTCCAGCCCGTCTACTTTCTGGGGCGGCTCTATCTGTTCCGCAACCCCTGGAACTGTGACTGTGGGTTGGAGTGGCTCAAGGAGTGGATGGAGAGCTACAACCTGGTCAGGGACATCCCCTGCGTCTCCCCCTCCTCCGTGGCTGGCCTGGACCTCTGTGAGGTGGTCTTCCCCCGATCCCCAGATGGCCTCTGTGTGGACCCAGCTGAGCTCAACCTTACCTCCTTTGCTCCCACGGCAGCCGAGGCCCTGCACTCCACCACCGAGAACAAGTTCAGCAGCCTCATCTCCAGGCTCATGCAGCAAGAGCTCCACGACGGGCCCTTCAACTCCACCGTGATATTCAGGAACAACTCCCTCATGGATGAATTGGATAATCGGGTGTCTGCAGCAGCCATCCCTTTTAGTGCCAGCAAACTGCTCTGTGTAGGGGTCGTACATTTCCTTTTCAAAGGATGTCTATAG